From a region of the Methanobacterium formicicum DSM 3637 genome:
- the ahcY gene encoding adenosylhomocysteinase has product MPYKVKDMELAPQGIKKIEWVQRHMPVLETIKKRFEKEKPFEGITIGSCLHLEPKTINLGLTLQAGGAEVAMTGCNPLSTQDDATAAGASLGLNMYGWREQTNEEYYQTINMVLDHKPDIIIDDGADMIFMIHRQRRDVLDKIKGACEETTTGIHRLKSMHADGALEFPVIAVNDAYTKYLFDNRYGTGQSTFDSIMGSTNVLIAGKNVVVCGYGWCGRGIAMRADGLGANVIVTEVDPIRALEARMDGYRVMTVREAVKHADILVTATGNLDVVSGDDFKVMKDGCIMANSGHFNVEINREDLDQMAVKQGKMKADIDEFVMEDGRRIYLLAEGRLVNLAGERGQGHPAEIMDLSFAMQALSAEQLVNTSMEVGVHKTPDEADMRVARLKLEAMGIEIDDLTEEQVEYLDGWEQGT; this is encoded by the coding sequence ATGCCTTATAAAGTAAAAGATATGGAATTAGCTCCTCAGGGTATAAAGAAGATTGAATGGGTTCAAAGACACATGCCAGTTCTGGAAACCATTAAAAAACGTTTCGAAAAAGAAAAACCATTTGAGGGGATCACCATAGGCTCCTGCCTGCACCTGGAACCTAAAACCATCAACCTGGGTTTAACACTGCAGGCAGGTGGGGCGGAAGTGGCAATGACAGGCTGCAATCCGCTTTCAACTCAGGATGATGCCACAGCAGCGGGTGCCAGTCTGGGCCTTAACATGTATGGCTGGAGAGAACAAACCAACGAAGAATATTACCAGACCATCAACATGGTACTAGATCACAAACCAGACATCATCATTGATGATGGAGCTGACATGATATTCATGATCCACCGCCAAAGGAGGGATGTCCTGGATAAGATCAAAGGGGCCTGTGAAGAGACCACCACTGGAATTCACCGATTGAAATCCATGCACGCGGATGGAGCACTTGAATTCCCGGTGATAGCGGTTAACGATGCCTACACCAAATACCTCTTCGACAACCGTTACGGAACCGGACAATCAACCTTCGACTCCATTATGGGTTCCACTAACGTCCTGATAGCTGGAAAAAACGTGGTTGTATGTGGATACGGATGGTGCGGTCGTGGAATAGCCATGCGTGCCGATGGACTTGGAGCTAACGTAATTGTAACCGAAGTTGATCCAATACGAGCATTAGAAGCACGGATGGATGGTTACAGGGTTATGACAGTTCGCGAAGCAGTTAAACACGCGGACATACTGGTCACTGCCACTGGAAACCTAGATGTTGTTTCTGGAGATGACTTTAAGGTAATGAAGGATGGTTGCATAATGGCCAACTCCGGTCACTTCAACGTGGAAATAAACCGGGAAGACCTGGACCAGATGGCTGTAAAACAGGGAAAAATGAAAGCAGACATTGATGAATTTGTAATGGAAGATGGTCGCAGAATATACCTCCTTGCAGAAGGAAGGCTGGTTAACCTGGCTGGTGAAAGAGGACAGGGACACCCTGCCGAGATCATGGACCTGAGCTTTGCAATGCAGGCATTATCTGCAGAACAGCTTGTAAACACTTCTATGGAAGTAGGAGTACATAAAACACCTGATGAGGCAGATATGCGCGTGGCACGACTCAAATTAGAAGCTATGGGTATTGAAATTGATGACCTGACAGAAGAACAGGTTGAATACCTGGATGGATGGGAACAGGGAACCTAA
- a CDS encoding DUF2119 domain-containing protein, producing MDFFKRIGVNKGTSRLFVGGIHGKESLTTIRIIEAANDIQVTEGYLELCNMPPSPYLSTLNPLYYLSLAGSRLIDLVMKNQPSIYLEIHCYRPDNYPKLTREDRKEVFGVPGLVELENGVLIGSISPFARSNFFDLNDFPFTLEVPCDPSSKSLQTCISFMEILAGSSNRLEIMEKLKKIYPEQVERLDNYFKDYSLNFHLAFQEIKQRAPETDLKDFNDLNELIVDVIEKGNFKVNPKQIKQLEGAFLIFNEYNSFKCNKRP from the coding sequence ATGGATTTTTTCAAAAGAATAGGTGTGAATAAAGGGACTTCACGCCTATTTGTGGGAGGAATACATGGTAAGGAAAGTTTAACCACCATACGCATCATTGAGGCAGCTAATGATATCCAAGTCACTGAAGGATACTTGGAATTATGTAACATGCCCCCCAGCCCTTACCTGAGTACCCTAAATCCCCTTTACTACCTTTCACTTGCCGGTAGCAGACTCATTGACCTTGTAATGAAAAACCAGCCAAGCATATACTTGGAAATACACTGCTATCGTCCTGATAATTATCCTAAACTCACCCGAGAAGATCGCAAAGAAGTTTTCGGAGTGCCCGGCCTGGTGGAACTTGAAAATGGAGTATTAATTGGTTCTATATCTCCATTTGCACGTTCTAATTTTTTTGATCTTAATGATTTTCCTTTTACTCTGGAGGTCCCCTGTGATCCTTCCTCAAAATCACTGCAGACATGCATTTCATTCATGGAAATACTTGCTGGATCCAGTAACCGTCTGGAGATAATGGAAAAATTAAAGAAAATTTACCCTGAGCAGGTGGAACGTTTGGATAATTATTTTAAGGATTATTCCCTGAACTTTCACCTGGCATTTCAGGAAATTAAACAAAGAGCACCGGAAACAGATTTAAAGGATTTCAATGACCTGAATGAATTGATAGTTGATGTGATAGAAAAAGGAAATTTTAAAGTAAATCCTAAACAGATCAAACAATTAGAAGGAGCATTCCTTATTTTTAATGAATACAATTCATTCAAATGTAATAAAAGACCATAA
- a CDS encoding DUF2119 domain-containing protein, with protein sequence MAYFKIIDKGNGINRLFIGGVHGREGLSTIKALQEIKDEDVDEGKLVIHNCDVSLYRSTLDPLYYESKVGKEVLYLINYYKPQIYVEAHCYKEKSYNRLTSPMRWIKEKVPPLIELGKGVLLGSASPNIRTTYFTRNDVCITLEMPCNPSRDSLDVYLNVLRIFAVSNNRDEVEKRMEKSYPSQVETARKYAREFFGDYPPF encoded by the coding sequence TTGGCTTACTTTAAAATCATAGATAAAGGAAATGGAATAAACCGGCTTTTTATAGGTGGAGTTCATGGAAGGGAAGGTTTGAGCACTATTAAAGCCCTTCAGGAGATTAAGGATGAGGATGTGGATGAAGGAAAACTGGTGATCCACAACTGTGATGTGAGCCTCTACCGGAGCACCCTTGATCCTCTTTACTATGAATCCAAGGTGGGTAAAGAAGTTCTGTACTTAATAAACTATTATAAACCCCAAATCTACGTGGAAGCGCACTGTTATAAAGAAAAAAGCTACAATAGATTGACTTCTCCGATGAGATGGATCAAAGAGAAAGTTCCGCCACTTATAGAACTGGGTAAAGGAGTACTCCTGGGATCAGCATCTCCGAATATTAGAACCACTTATTTTACCAGAAATGATGTTTGTATCACACTGGAAATGCCATGCAATCCTTCGCGGGATTCTCTGGATGTTTACCTGAATGTTTTAAGAATATTTGCTGTCTCAAATAATAGGGATGAAGTGGAAAAAAGGATGGAAAAAAGTTATCCATCTCAGGTAGAGACTGCTCGCAAGTATGCTCGGGAGTTTTTTGGGGATTATCCGCCATTTTAG
- the fen gene encoding flap endonuclease-1 yields the protein MGVKFKDIVSPEEIKFEDLDGKVVALDAANVIYQFLSSIRQIDGTPLKDQNGRITSHFSGILYRTSSLVEKGIKPIYVFDGQSSALKKETQQKRREIKEESERRWKEALEEGRLDDARKFAVRSSRMFPEIVEGSKKLIKLMGIPYIQAKGEGEAQASYMVAQGDAWCVASQDYDCMLFGAPRMVKNLTISGTQKTPEIIELNKILENLSITREQLVDLAIMVGTDFNQGIKGIGAKKGLKLIKEHGDIYHILEKLDIELDVDPRTLREMFLNHDVDSDYDLKWQKADEEGIVNFLCGEHDFSQNRVLSAVDKLKKLQTTQSSLEQWF from the coding sequence ATGGGTGTGAAGTTCAAGGACATAGTATCTCCAGAAGAAATTAAATTTGAGGATCTGGATGGTAAAGTGGTGGCTCTGGATGCAGCCAATGTCATTTACCAGTTTCTTTCCAGTATCCGTCAGATCGACGGTACTCCCCTCAAGGACCAGAATGGAAGAATTACCTCTCATTTTAGTGGAATCTTATACCGCACATCATCCCTGGTGGAAAAGGGAATTAAACCCATCTATGTTTTCGATGGCCAGTCCAGTGCCCTTAAAAAAGAAACACAACAAAAAAGAAGGGAAATAAAGGAAGAATCAGAGCGCAGGTGGAAAGAAGCCTTAGAAGAAGGGCGTTTAGATGATGCCAGGAAATTCGCGGTCAGATCTTCCCGTATGTTCCCTGAAATTGTGGAAGGTTCTAAAAAACTGATTAAACTCATGGGAATTCCATATATCCAGGCTAAGGGGGAAGGGGAAGCCCAGGCATCTTACATGGTTGCACAAGGGGACGCATGGTGTGTTGCCTCCCAGGATTATGATTGCATGTTATTCGGAGCACCGCGCATGGTTAAAAACCTGACCATCAGTGGAACTCAGAAAACCCCCGAAATCATTGAACTGAACAAGATCCTGGAAAACTTGAGCATAACCCGTGAACAACTGGTGGATCTTGCCATTATGGTGGGCACGGATTTCAACCAGGGAATCAAGGGAATTGGAGCTAAAAAGGGTTTGAAACTCATTAAAGAACATGGTGACATCTATCATATCCTGGAAAAGCTGGATATTGAACTTGATGTGGATCCCCGTACCCTGCGTGAAATGTTCCTTAACCATGATGTGGATTCAGACTATGATCTGAAATGGCAAAAAGCTGACGAAGAAGGTATTGTGAATTTCCTCTGTGGAGAACATGATTTTTCTCAAAACAGAGTTTTAAGTGCTGTGGATAAGCTCAAAAAATTGCAAACCACCCAGAGCAGCCTGGAACAGTGGTTTTAA
- a CDS encoding chorismate lyase, with product MDPKIFEGIKQIEKELGTLSSAEKILLATDGSVTTILDVLKGHVHIRTLIQEFQKADKEAASLLDIEVGDTINYRVVVIEGQTPLIYAISMIPVERLDNDFKEDLIRADIPIGRILRKHNIESRREIKSVSLEKPDPEMVEIFKTDTPMLKRTYNIIHKDQVLVWLMETFPHSLFKD from the coding sequence ATGGACCCAAAAATCTTTGAAGGAATAAAACAGATTGAAAAAGAGTTAGGAACTCTTTCCAGTGCTGAAAAAATACTTTTAGCTACTGATGGCTCGGTAACCACTATCCTGGACGTGCTCAAAGGACATGTGCACATTAGGACCCTAATTCAAGAATTCCAGAAAGCAGATAAAGAAGCTGCTAGCCTCCTGGATATTGAAGTTGGTGACACTATCAACTACCGGGTAGTGGTTATTGAAGGTCAAACTCCCCTGATATATGCTATTTCCATGATCCCCGTGGAACGATTAGACAATGATTTTAAGGAAGACCTCATCAGGGCAGATATTCCCATAGGCCGCATTCTACGCAAACACAACATTGAATCCCGTAGGGAGATAAAATCAGTTTCACTGGAAAAACCAGATCCAGAAATGGTTGAAATCTTCAAAACTGATACCCCCATGCTGAAGAGGACCTATAATATAATCCATAAGGACCAGGTGCTGGTTTGGCTCATGGAAACATTCCCTCACAGTTTATTTAAAGATTAA
- the hacA gene encoding homoaconitase large subunit has product MNITEKILANASGAKEVQPGEIIEAEVDLAMTHDGTSPPTINTFNKIADKVWDPDKIVLVYDHNLPANNIGSAEFQRITRDFARKQGIKKFYSHGEGICHQVLPEEGLIKPGMVVVGADSHTCTYGAFGAFATGMGATDMAVVYATGKTWFMVPGALKIEVDGILTENVTAKDLILHIIGEIGSYGATYKSLEFCGNTVQNMDVSGRMTMCNMAVESGAKNGIMEPNPAILKYLKERNVTDFQIFTSDEDSVYEKSHYFQVDDLEPQVACPHNVDNVHPVSKVSGETIDQAFIGSCTNGRLEDLRMAAHVLENEKVHPDVRLIVSPASRRIYQSAIAEGIVETFLEAGAIIINPGCGPCLGAHMGVLTAGEVCISTTNRNFVGRMGDPLSEVYLANPAVVAYSAIHGEIRNPSE; this is encoded by the coding sequence ATGAATATCACTGAAAAGATACTGGCCAATGCTTCTGGAGCAAAAGAAGTCCAGCCCGGAGAGATCATTGAAGCAGAAGTAGATCTGGCCATGACCCATGACGGAACATCACCCCCCACCATCAACACCTTCAATAAAATAGCTGACAAGGTGTGGGATCCTGATAAAATTGTCTTAGTCTATGACCATAATTTACCGGCAAATAACATTGGTTCTGCTGAATTCCAGAGGATAACCAGAGATTTCGCTAGGAAACAGGGAATCAAAAAATTTTACTCCCATGGAGAAGGAATATGCCATCAGGTCCTTCCTGAAGAGGGCCTCATCAAACCGGGCATGGTAGTGGTGGGTGCTGATTCCCACACCTGCACTTACGGAGCTTTTGGTGCCTTTGCCACTGGTATGGGTGCCACTGATATGGCAGTGGTGTATGCAACAGGAAAAACATGGTTCATGGTTCCGGGAGCATTGAAAATTGAAGTGGATGGAATTTTAACCGAAAACGTTACTGCTAAAGATCTGATTCTTCATATAATTGGTGAAATAGGTTCCTATGGTGCTACTTATAAATCTCTGGAATTTTGTGGAAATACAGTCCAGAATATGGATGTATCCGGAAGAATGACCATGTGTAACATGGCAGTGGAGTCCGGGGCCAAAAATGGGATAATGGAACCCAACCCGGCTATTTTAAAATATTTAAAAGAGCGTAATGTGACTGATTTCCAGATATTCACCTCAGATGAGGATTCTGTTTATGAAAAATCCCATTATTTCCAGGTGGATGACCTGGAACCCCAGGTAGCATGCCCCCACAATGTGGATAATGTGCACCCTGTTTCTAAGGTTTCTGGTGAAACCATTGACCAGGCATTCATTGGTTCATGTACCAATGGTCGACTGGAGGATCTGCGCATGGCTGCCCATGTACTGGAAAACGAGAAAGTTCATCCAGATGTTAGACTCATCGTGTCACCTGCCTCTCGCCGAATTTATCAATCGGCAATAGCCGAAGGAATCGTGGAAACATTCCTGGAAGCAGGAGCCATCATCATAAACCCTGGATGTGGACCCTGTTTAGGTGCCCATATGGGTGTTTTAACTGCAGGAGAGGTGTGTATCTCCACCACCAACCGTAACTTCGTTGGTCGTATGGGTGACCCCCTATCTGAGGTTTACCTGGCCAACCCGGCTGTGGTGGCTTACTCTGCCATTCACGGTGAAATAAGAAACCCCAGTGAATAA
- a CDS encoding homocitrate synthase family protein yields MKYFVSPYNQSVDLKFPEKITVYDTTLRDGEQTPGVCLRTPEKLQIARKLDELGLHQIEAGFPVVSREEKRSVKAIADENLDAQILALSRTKKEDIDTAIDCDVDGIITFLGTSALHLKHKLNVTPEDALNICMNSIEHAKDHGLFVAFSAEDATRTDLDFLKNVYNKAETYGADRVHIADTVGAISPQGMDYLVRELRKEINIEIALHCHNDFGMALSNCISGLLAGATAVSTTVNGIGERAGNTSLEELVMTLLLIYGVDLDYNIGVFYELSQMVEKLTNMKVPDNKPIVGKNVFRHESGIHVDAVIEEPLTYEPFLPELIGHQRRIVLGKHSGCRAVKAKLDECGIAVTKDELCKIVGMVKEKREEGKYINDNVFNDIVRSVRGPFEF; encoded by the coding sequence TTGAAATATTTCGTAAGTCCTTATAACCAGTCCGTTGATTTAAAATTTCCGGAAAAAATCACTGTTTATGACACTACACTTCGGGATGGTGAACAAACACCAGGTGTCTGTCTCCGGACACCAGAAAAACTTCAGATAGCACGAAAACTTGATGAATTGGGATTACACCAGATTGAAGCAGGTTTCCCCGTAGTTTCCCGTGAAGAAAAACGTTCAGTGAAGGCTATTGCAGATGAAAATTTAGATGCTCAGATATTAGCACTCTCCCGTACCAAGAAAGAAGATATAGACACAGCCATTGATTGTGATGTAGATGGAATAATCACTTTCCTGGGTACATCTGCTCTTCATCTTAAACATAAGCTTAACGTAACCCCGGAAGATGCTTTGAACATCTGCATGAACTCAATTGAACACGCCAAAGATCACGGTCTTTTTGTGGCATTCTCAGCAGAAGATGCAACCCGTACTGATCTAGACTTTTTGAAAAATGTTTACAATAAAGCAGAGACTTATGGTGCGGATCGGGTACACATTGCCGATACAGTTGGTGCAATAAGTCCCCAGGGTATGGATTATCTGGTGAGGGAGTTAAGAAAAGAAATTAACATAGAAATAGCCTTACACTGCCATAATGACTTTGGAATGGCTCTGTCAAATTGTATTTCAGGTTTACTGGCAGGTGCCACTGCAGTTTCCACTACAGTTAATGGGATAGGTGAAAGAGCAGGCAACACCTCCCTTGAGGAACTGGTCATGACCTTACTCCTTATTTACGGAGTGGATCTGGATTATAACATTGGTGTGTTCTATGAACTTTCCCAGATGGTAGAAAAACTTACCAATATGAAAGTTCCTGATAACAAGCCCATTGTGGGTAAAAACGTGTTTCGACACGAATCAGGCATACACGTGGACGCAGTGATTGAAGAACCTTTAACCTATGAACCATTCCTCCCTGAACTTATCGGCCATCAAAGACGGATTGTGCTTGGTAAACACTCCGGTTGCAGAGCAGTGAAGGCCAAACTGGATGAATGCGGGATTGCTGTTACCAAAGATGAGTTGTGTAAAATCGTTGGCATGGTAAAGGAAAAACGAGAAGAAGGGAAATACATCAACGATAACGTTTTCAACGATATCGTACGTTCAGTTCGAGGCCCATTTGAGTTTTAA
- the cyaB gene encoding class IV adenylate cyclase, protein MIEVEVKAHAPQDKGALEEKLVEIGARRVGEEFQEDVYFNAPHRDFAQTDEALRIRKVTDESSEKIFITYKGAKMDEVSKTRKEIEVGVEDSHKVADIFQNLSFRPVATVRKNRTIYSLKDLVITLDEVQKVGSFVEIEKEIEEGNDTQEALDEIFATYSKIGIEDGFERRSYLELMEI, encoded by the coding sequence ATGATCGAAGTGGAAGTTAAAGCCCACGCACCTCAAGATAAGGGTGCATTGGAAGAAAAACTGGTCGAAATTGGTGCCAGAAGAGTTGGGGAGGAATTTCAGGAGGACGTTTATTTTAATGCACCCCACAGAGACTTCGCACAGACTGATGAAGCCCTCAGAATAAGAAAAGTCACAGATGAATCTTCAGAAAAAATATTCATAACCTACAAGGGCGCCAAGATGGATGAAGTGAGTAAAACCCGGAAAGAAATTGAAGTGGGAGTGGAAGACTCTCATAAAGTGGCTGATATTTTTCAAAATCTCAGTTTCCGTCCAGTGGCAACCGTGAGAAAGAATAGAACTATTTACTCCCTAAAGGATCTGGTTATAACCCTGGATGAAGTTCAGAAAGTGGGCAGTTTCGTGGAGATTGAAAAAGAAATTGAAGAGGGTAACGACACCCAAGAAGCATTGGATGAGATTTTTGCCACCTATTCAAAGATAGGGATAGAAGATGGTTTTGAAAGAAGATCTTACCTTGAACTAATGGAGATTTAA